The Streptococcus equi subsp. equi nucleotide sequence TTTTTTATTTGCTTAATCGCTATAAAAATAAAGAAAAATATGTTATAATTAAGGTTATGAATTATCATGATTATATTTGGGATTTGGGCGGCACTCTCTTGGATAACTATGAAATTTCTACCCAGGCTTTTATTGAGACGCTGCATTTTTTTAAGCTGTCTGCAAGCCACGATGCCGTTTATCAAAGGCTTAAGAAATCAACAGCAACCGCCATTCAAGTATTTGCTCCCAACGAACCGCAATTTTTACAATATTACAAAGCGAATGAGGCTAAGAAATTAGCCAATCCTATTTGGTGCCTAGGTGCAAAGGACATTCTAAAGAGGATTGTGGCATCAGGCTCGCGTAATTTTTTAATATCCCATCGTGATCATCAGGTCAATGATTTGCTGGAGCAGGCTGGGCTTTTGGGCTATTTTACCGAGGTTGTTACCGCCTCAAATGGCTTTGCCAGAAAGCCTAACCCTGAGAGCTTACTTTATTTGAAGGAAAAGTACCTGATCAGCAAGGGCTTAGTGATTGGTGATCGCAGACTTGATATAGAAGCAGGACAAGCAGCAGGCTTTGACACCCTGCTTGTTGATGGTAGAAAAAACCTATTGGAGATAGTAGATTAGATGGTTGAAGAAAATAAACAATTAGAAGACAAGGCTCAAGAGTATGACGCTAGCCAGATTCAGGTCTTAGAGGGGTTAGAAGCCGTTCGCATGCGTCCTGGAATGTATATTGGCTCAACTGCCAAGGAAGGCTTACATCACCTAGTTTGGGAGATTGTTGATAATTCTATCGATGAAGCCTTGGCAGGCTTTGCCAGTCATATTCAGGTTTTTATTGAGGCAGATAATTCGATTACCGTTATTGATGATGGACGTGGTATCCCAGTTGATATTCAAGCTAAGACAGGCCGGCCTGCTGTAGAGACAGTTTTTACAGTTTTGCATGCCGGTGGAAAATTTGGCGGTGGTGGCTACAAGGTTTCTGGAGGACTTCATGGTGTTGGCTCCTCGGTTGTTAATGCCTTATCCACACAGCTTGATGTTCGTGTCTATAAAAATGGGCATATCCACTATCAGGAGTTTAGGCGTGGTGCTGTAGTTGATGATTTGGCTATCATTGGAACGACTGATGTTACGGGAACAACAGTGCATTTCACACCTGATCCAGAGATCTTTACAGAAACAACAGAATTTGACTACCAGGTCCTGGCAAAGCGTATTCAAGAGCTGGCCTTTCTTAATCGTGGCTTAAAAATCTCAATTACAGATAAACGAGCTGGTCTTGAAAGAGAAGAGCATTTCCATTACGAGGGTGGTATTGGCTCTTATGTTGCCTTTTTAAATGACAAAAAGGACGTCATCTTCGATACTCCGATTTATTCTGATGGTGAGCTGGAGGGGATAACAGTTGAGGTGGCGATGCAGTACACTACAGGTTACCATGAGACTGTTATGAGCTTTGCCAACAATATTCACACACATGAGGGTGGTACCCATGAGCAGGGCTTTAGAACAGCTCTGACGCGCGTGATTAATGACTATGCTAAGAAGGCTAAGATTCTCAAGGAAAACGAGGATAATCTGACAGGTGAGGACGTCCGCGAGGGCTTGACTGCTGTTATTTCTGTCAAGCACCCAAATCCACAATTTGAAGGGCAAACAAAGACAAAGTTAGGAAATTCTGAGGTTGTTAAGATTACCAATCGCTTGTTTAGCGAAGCTCTTCAGCGCTTTCTACTAGAGAATCCGCAGGTTGCCCGTAAGATTGTTGAAAAGGGGATTCTAGCCTCTAAGGCTCGCATTGCTGCCAAGAGAGCGCGTGAAGTAACCCGCAAAAAATCAGGCCTAGAGATTTCCAATTTGCCAGGGAAGCTGGCTGACTGCTCCTCAAATGATGCTAGTCAAAATGAGCTTTTTATCGTGGAGGGGGATTCGGCTGGTGGATCAGCGAAGTCAGGTCGCAATCGTGAGTTTCAGGCTATTCTGCCTATTCGTGGTAAAATTTTAAACGTTGAAAAAGCAACGATGGATAAAATCCTTGCTAACGAAGAAATCAGAAGCCTCTTTACTGCTATGGGGACAGGCTTTGGAGCGGAGTTTGATGTTTCTAGAGCTCGCTATCAAAAGCTGGTCATCATGACTGATGCAGATGTCGATGGAGCTCATATCAGAACGCTTTTGTTAACGTTGATTTATCGCTTCATGCGACCAGTATTAGAGGCTGGCTATGTTTACATTGCTCAGCCACCGATTTATGGTGTTAAGGTTGGCAGCGAGATTAAGGAATACATTCAACCGGGAGTCAACCAAGAAGAGGAGCTAAAGGCTGCTCTTGAAAGACATAGCACAGGACGCTCAAGGCCGACTATTCAACGCTATAAGGGCCTAGGAGAGATGGACGATCACCAGCTTTGGGAAACAACAATGGACCCTGATAATCGTCTAATGGCACGTGTGACCGTAGATGATGCGGCAGAGGCTGATCGGATTTTTGACATGCTGATGGGCGATCGTGTTGAGCCAAGGCGTGAATTTATTGAGGAAAATGCGGTCTATAGTACGCTTGACATTTAGTCAAATATATTTTGAAAAGCACCTAAAAGTATGTTATAATCGTAACGTTATAGTGTATTTTTGATAATATAATAAAAGGCGATTCTTGCTAGTTGTTCCTACTGAACCGGCAGTTGATCAATCGCATCTAAATAATAAGGAGATTAAGATGTCAAGCGGAATTATCTTGCTGATTGTGGCCATAGTCTTACTAGTGATTATTGCTTATTTAGTGGGTGTTATTATACGCAAGCGTAATGACACATTAATTACCAGTCTAGAAGAACGAAAACAAGCTTTATTTGGCCTTCCTGTTAATGACGAAATCGAGGAAGTCAAGTCTCTTCACTTGATTGGTCAAAGCCAGACCTCATTTCGTGAATGGAATCAAAAGTGGGTTGATTTGACCCTAAATACCTTTACCGATATTGAAAAGCATATCTTTGAGGCTGAGCACTTAAATGACACCTTTAATTTCATTCGTGCCAAGCATGAGATTAATAGCGTTGAGAGTCAATTGAATCTCGTTGAAGAGGATATTACCGCTATTCGTGAAGCACTTGGCATATTAAAGGAGCAGGAAGAAAAAAACAGCGCGCGTGTTACTCATGCACTAGATTTGTACGAAAAGTTGCAGGCTTCCGTTGCTGAAAATGAAGATAATTTCGGATCAACAATGGCCGAAATTGAAAAGCAAATGAAGAATATTGAAGCAGAGTTTTCACAATTTGTTGCCCTTAATTCATCAGGTGACCCTGTTGAAGCAGCGGAGGTTTTGGATAAGGCTGAGGAGCATACGATTGCCTTGGGGCAAATTACAGAGCAGATCCCTGCTATTGTAGCAAAGCTTGAAGATGATTTTCCGGATCAATTGGACGATCTGGAGACAGGCTATCGTCGTTTGCTGGAGGAAAATTATCACTTCCCAGAAAAAAATATTGAAGCCCGCTTTCAAGAGATTCGTGAGTCTATTCGTGCCAATTCATCAGAGCTGGTTACCCTTGATTTGGACCGAGCTAGAGATGAAAATACTCACATTCAAGAGCGTATCGACTCACTGTATGAGCTCTTTGAGCGTGAGATTGCAGCCTACAAGGTGGTTGCTAAAAATAGCAAAATATTACCAAGATACCTGGCTCA carries:
- a CDS encoding haloacid dehalogenase-like hydrolase; this encodes MSCQSALFYLLNRYKNKEKYVIIKVMNYHDYIWDLGGTLLDNYEISTQAFIETLHFFKLSASHDAVYQRLKKSTATAIQVFAPNEPQFLQYYKANEAKKLANPIWCLGAKDILKRIVASGSRNFLISHRDHQVNDLLEQAGLLGYFTEVVTASNGFARKPNPESLLYLKEKYLISKGLVIGDRRLDIEAGQAAGFDTLLVDGRKNLLEIVD
- the gyrB gene encoding DNA gyrase subunit B, with protein sequence MVEENKQLEDKAQEYDASQIQVLEGLEAVRMRPGMYIGSTAKEGLHHLVWEIVDNSIDEALAGFASHIQVFIEADNSITVIDDGRGIPVDIQAKTGRPAVETVFTVLHAGGKFGGGGYKVSGGLHGVGSSVVNALSTQLDVRVYKNGHIHYQEFRRGAVVDDLAIIGTTDVTGTTVHFTPDPEIFTETTEFDYQVLAKRIQELAFLNRGLKISITDKRAGLEREEHFHYEGGIGSYVAFLNDKKDVIFDTPIYSDGELEGITVEVAMQYTTGYHETVMSFANNIHTHEGGTHEQGFRTALTRVINDYAKKAKILKENEDNLTGEDVREGLTAVISVKHPNPQFEGQTKTKLGNSEVVKITNRLFSEALQRFLLENPQVARKIVEKGILASKARIAAKRAREVTRKKSGLEISNLPGKLADCSSNDASQNELFIVEGDSAGGSAKSGRNREFQAILPIRGKILNVEKATMDKILANEEIRSLFTAMGTGFGAEFDVSRARYQKLVIMTDADVDGAHIRTLLLTLIYRFMRPVLEAGYVYIAQPPIYGVKVGSEIKEYIQPGVNQEEELKAALERHSTGRSRPTIQRYKGLGEMDDHQLWETTMDPDNRLMARVTVDDAAEADRIFDMLMGDRVEPRREFIEENAVYSTLDI
- the ezrA gene encoding septation ring formation regulator, yielding MSSGIILLIVAIVLLVIIAYLVGVIIRKRNDTLITSLEERKQALFGLPVNDEIEEVKSLHLIGQSQTSFREWNQKWVDLTLNTFTDIEKHIFEAEHLNDTFNFIRAKHEINSVESQLNLVEEDITAIREALGILKEQEEKNSARVTHALDLYEKLQASVAENEDNFGSTMAEIEKQMKNIEAEFSQFVALNSSGDPVEAAEVLDKAEEHTIALGQITEQIPAIVAKLEDDFPDQLDDLETGYRRLLEENYHFPEKNIEARFQEIRESIRANSSELVTLDLDRARDENTHIQERIDSLYELFEREIAAYKVVAKNSKILPRYLAHAKHNNEQLKHEIARLSRKYILSENEGLNIKAFDKDLKDIEDNVLEIAEAFDQQEKPFSELQLILDRSIKTLASVESGQMDVFAAVKDIEKIESQARQHLEIYVTQLHMIKRYMEKRNLPGIPQDFLSTFFTTSSQLEALMDELSRGRINIEAVSRLSEVATAAIANLEELTYQVVQHATLTEQLLQYSNRYRSFEAGVQNSFEHALKLFEVDNDYQASFDEISYALETVEPGVTERFVNSYEKTRERIRF